One region of Anaeromyxobacter paludicola genomic DNA includes:
- the moaA gene encoding GTP 3',8-cyclase MoaA, with product MLRLQDAFGRRFTYLRLSVTEACNFRCAYCLPDGYRATPGLPAPLTPAEVRRLAAAFAGLGVEKVRLTGGEPTVRKDLVQLVEAVAGTPGIRKVALTTNGYDLVRLARPLREAGLTALNVSVDSLDPRRFEEVTRRPLLSQVLAGIEAALAEGFAPVKVNAVLLRGLGEAELARFVGWTRDVPISVRFIELMRTGCDQGYYAANHRPVAWVEEALAARGFAAAPRGATDGPAVEYRHPAHAGTVGVIAPTAAHFCEGCNRLRVSSQGALRLCLFGEKDASLRPLLQSDGQGPALAARLAELVGEKPRAHRLSEGRAGLAWNLAGIGG from the coding sequence GTGCTGCGCCTTCAGGACGCCTTCGGGCGTCGCTTCACCTACCTCAGGCTCTCGGTCACGGAGGCGTGCAACTTCCGTTGCGCCTACTGCCTGCCCGACGGCTACCGGGCCACGCCCGGGCTCCCGGCGCCGCTCACGCCCGCCGAGGTCCGCCGCCTCGCCGCCGCCTTCGCCGGCCTGGGCGTCGAGAAGGTCCGGCTCACCGGCGGCGAGCCGACGGTCCGCAAGGATCTGGTCCAGCTCGTCGAGGCGGTGGCCGGGACGCCGGGCATCCGCAAGGTGGCGCTCACCACCAACGGCTACGACCTCGTCCGGCTGGCCCGCCCGCTCCGCGAGGCCGGGCTCACCGCCCTCAACGTGAGCGTGGACAGCCTCGACCCGCGGCGCTTCGAGGAGGTCACGCGGAGGCCGCTCCTCTCGCAGGTTCTCGCCGGGATCGAGGCGGCGCTCGCGGAGGGCTTCGCGCCGGTCAAGGTGAACGCGGTGCTGCTCCGTGGCCTGGGCGAGGCCGAGCTCGCGCGCTTCGTGGGCTGGACGCGGGACGTGCCGATCTCGGTCCGCTTCATCGAGCTCATGCGCACGGGCTGCGACCAGGGCTACTACGCGGCGAACCACCGCCCGGTGGCCTGGGTCGAGGAGGCGCTCGCCGCCCGCGGCTTCGCCGCCGCCCCTCGCGGCGCGACCGACGGCCCGGCCGTCGAGTACCGCCACCCGGCCCACGCCGGCACCGTCGGCGTGATCGCGCCCACCGCCGCCCACTTCTGCGAGGGCTGCAACCGGCTCCGGGTCTCGAGCCAGGGGGCGCTGCGGCTCTGCCTGTTCGGCGAGAAGGACGCGTCGCTGCGGCCGCTGCTGCAGTCCGACGGCCAGGGCCCGGCGCTGGCGGCCCGGCTCGCCGAGCTGGTCGGAGAGAAGCCGCGGGCGCACCGGCTCTCCGAGGGCCGGGCCGGTCTGGCCTGGAACCTGGCCGGTATCGGCGGCTGA
- a CDS encoding polysaccharide biosynthesis/export family protein gives MTRRVLLLALAPLCATGCLLPATRLDAGALESRGEGKSPPSPAAFRVQPIDPKLIEAQAITSSQVRRAALPDPNAALAASYEYRIAPHDVLTVIVYDHPELTIPAGQYRAAENTGYPVSSEGYVSFPYVGRFKVGGLTLEEARRALTDRLSTVVHFPQIQVLVASYRGKRFQVSGEVLGAGTFPITDVPVRVQDALGLARGPGPEADLRHVVLSRNGQRFVLDVQALQELGDQSPNWLLQDGDVLHVPDRSRNRVFVVGEVRLPQTRQMVKGRMTLAEALSDVGWLDPLAANPAQIFVLRGTYEAPEVYRLDASRADAMLLATRFRLRPRDVVFVATSGIARWNRSLAQIMPTVQTIWQSYDILYRSTR, from the coding sequence ATGACCCGCCGCGTCCTCCTCCTCGCCCTGGCCCCGCTCTGCGCGACGGGCTGCCTCCTGCCCGCGACGAGGCTCGACGCCGGCGCCCTGGAGAGCCGAGGGGAGGGGAAGAGCCCGCCCTCGCCGGCGGCCTTCCGCGTCCAGCCCATCGACCCGAAGCTCATCGAGGCGCAGGCGATCACGTCGAGCCAGGTCCGGCGCGCGGCGCTCCCCGACCCGAACGCCGCGCTGGCCGCGAGCTACGAGTACCGGATCGCGCCGCACGACGTGCTCACGGTCATCGTCTACGACCACCCGGAGCTCACCATCCCGGCCGGCCAGTACCGCGCCGCCGAGAACACCGGCTACCCGGTGAGCTCCGAGGGCTACGTCTCCTTCCCGTACGTGGGCCGGTTCAAGGTGGGCGGCCTGACGCTCGAGGAGGCCCGGCGCGCGCTCACGGACCGGCTGTCCACGGTGGTGCACTTCCCGCAGATCCAGGTCCTCGTCGCCTCCTACCGCGGCAAGCGCTTCCAGGTCTCCGGCGAGGTGCTCGGCGCCGGCACCTTCCCCATCACCGACGTGCCGGTCCGGGTGCAGGACGCCCTCGGGCTCGCGCGCGGTCCGGGGCCGGAGGCCGACCTGCGGCACGTGGTCCTCTCGCGCAACGGCCAGCGCTTCGTGCTCGACGTGCAGGCGCTGCAGGAGCTCGGGGACCAGAGCCCGAACTGGCTCCTGCAGGACGGCGACGTCCTCCACGTCCCGGACCGGAGCCGCAACCGCGTCTTCGTGGTGGGCGAGGTCCGGCTCCCGCAGACCCGGCAGATGGTGAAGGGCCGGATGACGCTCGCCGAGGCCCTCTCCGACGTCGGCTGGCTCGACCCGCTGGCCGCGAACCCGGCGCAGATCTTCGTGCTCCGGGGCACCTACGAGGCCCCGGAGGTCTACCGGCTCGACGCCAGCCGCGCCGACGCGATGCTGCTCGCCACCCGCTTCCGCCTCCGTCCGCGCGACGTGGTCTTCGTCGCCACCTCCGGCATCGCCCGCTGGAACCGCTCGCTCGCCCAGATCATGCCGACCGTGCAGACCATCTGGCAGAGCTACGACATCCTGTACCGCAGCACGCGGTAG
- a CDS encoding glycosyl hydrolase family 28-related protein, with the protein MRPARPAGAGAGAAALRLCAALAALACAPGALAAPDAPPHRFDVRRYGARGDGVSDDSGALRDALEAARRWGGGEVFFPAGTYLIAPARTARAGPRDGFGLASNTWLRGEGPRSVLRVKAGVGSYRALFSNYPAPASEVRNVGFADLRIDQNCGASGGTVREGGDGRNLFAVYLGWGGKGITVERVRFEDVCGVNTVVLNATAASGLVVRDSYFRFAKGPTDSPRGFYDNSAVYFHGRDALVAGNVFESTAADGARGAIELHGSRARAERNVTRWYHACVRLAGTSGPGEAPPAAGNAFVVSRNECWNAKDAINVWSITGQGVRGVTIADNRITLAENDHLAATGHLGYFFGISFVWDAVSGGLDGDVRDVVIERNEIRAQPADGTWGSHADTSGGISLRCGGDIRDVQVRGNLIQDVPTKGIDLQAMGRGRKASRVRIEDNRLVNPGNDPAAGRDRAGIRLGGALEDVEVSRNTITGTLRPFRGLYAIRQEQPGVRVLLRENTWTSADPLRSYR; encoded by the coding sequence GTGAGGCCTGCCCGTCCCGCCGGGGCCGGCGCCGGGGCGGCGGCGCTGCGCCTGTGCGCGGCGCTCGCGGCCCTCGCGTGCGCGCCCGGCGCCCTCGCCGCGCCCGACGCGCCGCCGCACCGCTTCGACGTGCGCCGGTACGGCGCTCGCGGGGACGGGGTGAGCGACGACTCGGGGGCCCTCCGCGACGCGCTGGAGGCGGCGCGGCGCTGGGGGGGCGGCGAGGTCTTCTTCCCCGCGGGCACCTACCTCATCGCCCCGGCGCGGACCGCGCGGGCCGGGCCGCGCGACGGCTTCGGCCTGGCGAGCAACACGTGGCTGCGCGGGGAGGGCCCTCGCAGCGTCCTGCGGGTGAAGGCCGGGGTGGGGAGCTACCGCGCCCTCTTCTCGAACTACCCGGCGCCCGCGAGCGAGGTCCGGAACGTGGGCTTCGCGGACCTGCGCATCGACCAGAACTGCGGGGCGAGCGGCGGCACGGTCCGCGAGGGCGGCGACGGCCGGAACCTCTTCGCGGTCTACCTCGGCTGGGGCGGCAAGGGCATCACCGTGGAGCGGGTCCGGTTCGAGGACGTCTGCGGCGTGAACACCGTCGTGCTCAACGCGACGGCCGCGTCCGGGCTGGTGGTGCGGGACAGCTACTTCCGCTTCGCGAAGGGGCCGACCGACTCGCCGCGCGGCTTCTACGACAACTCGGCGGTCTACTTCCACGGCCGCGACGCGCTGGTCGCCGGCAACGTGTTCGAGTCCACCGCGGCGGACGGGGCGAGGGGCGCGATCGAGCTGCACGGCTCCCGCGCCCGGGCCGAGCGGAACGTGACGCGCTGGTACCACGCCTGCGTCCGCCTGGCGGGCACCAGCGGACCGGGGGAGGCGCCTCCCGCCGCGGGCAACGCGTTCGTCGTCTCCCGGAACGAGTGCTGGAACGCCAAGGACGCGATCAACGTCTGGTCGATCACGGGCCAGGGCGTGCGCGGGGTGACCATCGCCGACAACCGGATCACGCTCGCCGAGAACGACCACCTCGCCGCCACCGGCCACCTCGGCTACTTCTTCGGCATCTCCTTCGTCTGGGACGCGGTCTCGGGCGGGCTGGACGGGGACGTCCGCGACGTGGTCATCGAGCGGAACGAGATCCGGGCCCAGCCGGCCGACGGCACCTGGGGCTCGCACGCCGACACGAGCGGAGGGATCTCGCTGCGCTGCGGGGGCGACATCCGCGACGTGCAGGTGCGGGGGAACCTGATCCAGGACGTCCCGACCAAGGGCATCGACCTGCAGGCCATGGGGCGGGGCAGGAAGGCCTCGCGCGTGCGGATCGAGGACAACCGGCTCGTGAACCCCGGCAACGATCCGGCCGCCGGGCGCGACCGGGCCGGGATCCGGCTGGGCGGGGCGCTCGAGGACGTGGAGGTCTCGCGCAACACCATCACCGGCACCCTGCGGCCGTTCCGGGGGCTGTACGCCATCCGCCAGGAGCAGCCGGGGGTGCGGGTGCTGCTGCGCGAGAACACCTGGACGTCGGCGGATCCGCTGCGCTCCTACCGCTGA
- a CDS encoding lipopolysaccharide biosynthesis protein gives MATLDPAQLAPAPSPAVDDAPPARQSLRANFSWTLAGHAVNAGSQWVTLVAIAKLAAAEAVGRYALGTAIAAPLFLFAGLNLNAAQVTDTGRRFGFPDYLRVRATGMLVALAAAVAIVLASSYDRQTRLVVLAVSLAKLVEGLSDIHYGCWQQHERMRPMAASLMLRGVLGLSAVSAVLWAGAGVLAAILGLCLAWLLVLLLHDFPVTRALLPRRARPASGADRGARWRVAGRIALTSLPLGLVMMLVSLRTNAPRYFIEHHGGAAELGVFAALSSLVAAANLVVAALGQSATPRLARHHFEGDGAAFRRLLAFLLGVAVALGGAGIGAAALLGRPALRLLFGPVYAARADLLVWLMGAGLVAYVASFLGCALTAIRRFNVQLPLFASTAGSCAVTSAWLVPRYGLTGAVGAWGLALLLEVILSAWVLWSAVRRRAPAPLAAG, from the coding sequence GTGGCGACCCTGGACCCCGCGCAGCTAGCCCCGGCCCCGAGCCCGGCGGTGGACGACGCGCCGCCGGCGCGCCAGTCGCTGCGCGCGAACTTCAGCTGGACGCTGGCGGGGCACGCGGTCAACGCCGGCAGCCAGTGGGTCACGCTCGTCGCCATCGCGAAGCTCGCCGCGGCCGAGGCGGTCGGCCGCTACGCGCTCGGGACCGCCATCGCGGCCCCGCTGTTCCTGTTCGCCGGGCTGAACCTCAATGCCGCCCAGGTCACCGACACCGGGCGCCGCTTCGGCTTCCCGGACTACCTCCGGGTGAGGGCGACGGGGATGCTCGTCGCCCTCGCGGCGGCCGTCGCCATCGTCCTCGCCTCCTCCTACGATCGGCAGACGCGGCTCGTGGTCCTGGCGGTGTCGCTCGCCAAGCTGGTCGAGGGGCTCAGCGACATCCACTACGGCTGCTGGCAGCAACACGAGCGCATGCGGCCGATGGCCGCGTCCCTGATGCTGCGGGGCGTGCTGGGGCTCTCCGCGGTGAGCGCCGTCCTCTGGGCGGGGGCGGGGGTGCTCGCCGCCATCCTGGGGCTCTGCCTGGCGTGGCTCCTGGTCCTCCTCCTGCACGACTTCCCGGTCACGCGGGCGCTCCTCCCGCGCCGGGCGCGGCCGGCCTCGGGCGCGGACCGGGGCGCGCGCTGGCGGGTGGCCGGCCGGATCGCGCTCACCTCGCTCCCGCTCGGCCTGGTGATGATGCTGGTCTCGCTGCGGACCAACGCGCCGCGGTACTTCATCGAGCATCACGGCGGCGCCGCCGAGCTGGGCGTCTTCGCGGCGCTCTCCTCGCTCGTGGCCGCCGCCAACCTGGTGGTCGCCGCCCTGGGGCAGTCCGCGACGCCGCGGCTGGCCCGCCACCACTTCGAGGGCGACGGCGCCGCCTTCCGCCGCCTCCTGGCCTTCCTGCTCGGGGTGGCCGTGGCGCTCGGAGGCGCGGGGATCGGCGCCGCCGCGCTGCTGGGCCGCCCGGCCCTGCGCCTCCTCTTCGGGCCGGTCTACGCGGCGCGGGCGGACCTGCTGGTCTGGCTCATGGGCGCCGGGCTCGTCGCGTACGTCGCCTCGTTCCTCGGCTGCGCGCTGACCGCCATCCGGCGCTTCAACGTGCAGCTGCCGCTGTTCGCCTCGACCGCGGGCTCCTGCGCCGTCACCTCCGCCTGGCTCGTGCCGCGGTACGGGCTCACCGGGGCCGTCGGCGCGTGGGGGCTGGCGCTCCTGCTGGAGGTGATCCTCTCGGCCTGGGTCCTCTGGTCCGCCGTGCGCCGCCGGGCCCCGGCGCCGCTCGCGGCCGGGTGA
- a CDS encoding J domain-containing protein, which yields MTEALELTFDEVLQAGRLLFGPGFTPHARWQLELRAAFRRRSFETHPDRAVALGRAPDELAREFTAVSDAYRALAALRVIPAAPHRPPPRPRPAPAPRRDHRPPPRPAPPRPAPDAEARREGSPGAGASARSPFHRTGQGGRAGASPFAAGGQRVWSPGEAGLPRRRLKLAEFLYYSGKVPWSAMVEAVAWQRRQRPAVGAIATGFGFLTPAEVAELLARRLAEAASQVPFGEYALREGYLTPFQLLATLGRQLRLQRPIGQFFVERGLLDDDDLELLRHRMFSHNLRWR from the coding sequence GTGACCGAGGCGCTGGAGCTGACGTTCGACGAGGTCCTGCAGGCCGGCCGGCTCCTGTTCGGCCCCGGCTTCACCCCGCACGCGCGCTGGCAGCTGGAGCTCCGCGCCGCCTTCCGCCGGCGCTCCTTCGAGACCCACCCCGACCGCGCCGTCGCCCTCGGCCGCGCCCCGGACGAGCTCGCGCGCGAGTTCACCGCGGTCTCCGACGCCTATCGCGCCCTCGCCGCGCTGCGCGTCATCCCGGCCGCGCCCCACCGGCCGCCGCCGCGCCCTCGCCCGGCGCCGGCGCCGCGCCGCGACCACCGGCCGCCGCCGCGCCCGGCCCCGCCGCGCCCGGCGCCGGACGCCGAGGCCCGTCGCGAGGGCTCGCCCGGCGCGGGCGCCTCGGCCCGGTCGCCGTTCCACCGGACCGGGCAGGGCGGTCGCGCCGGCGCCTCGCCGTTCGCCGCCGGGGGCCAGCGGGTCTGGAGCCCCGGCGAGGCCGGCCTCCCGCGCCGGCGGCTCAAGCTCGCCGAGTTCCTCTACTACAGCGGGAAGGTGCCCTGGTCCGCCATGGTCGAGGCGGTCGCCTGGCAGCGGCGTCAGCGGCCGGCGGTCGGCGCCATCGCGACCGGCTTCGGCTTCCTCACGCCGGCGGAGGTGGCGGAGCTGCTCGCGCGCCGGCTGGCCGAGGCGGCCTCGCAGGTGCCGTTCGGCGAGTACGCCCTCCGCGAGGGCTACCTCACGCCGTTCCAGCTCCTCGCCACCCTCGGCCGCCAGCTCCGGCTGCAGCGCCCCATCGGGCAGTTCTTCGTGGAGCGCGGGCTGCTCGACGACGACGATCTCGAGCTGCTCCGGCACCGCATGTTCTCGCACAACCTGCGCTGGCGCTGA
- a CDS encoding glycosyltransferase, protein MRAAFFHDERFTLDPAGTYYSSGTLPYRSFQRYLKHFDRVIMVGRLGGAQQSPMCTVASGPGVEFDCIPAGDLALPSFLAAVRRRAREVLARVDCAVIRLPSLVGVLAAREASVAGVPWMAEVVGDVFEALWNHGSWRGKAAALPLYALNRYYVGRASSAIFVSTTLQRRYPPGGAWVAASNVLIEAPRPEVLARRLARIASTAPAAARTIGLVGSYDVAYKGHETALRALAGLRRRGKDVLLRCIGVGDPSRWLRRAAELGVAAHVELGNARPHGEPVLRWMDELDALVVPSLTEGLPRCLVEGMSRALPAVGSLTGGIPELLERPALHRPGDAAGMARRLEALLWSPATLEAQARRNWTLAGDYAAEVLEARRDGLIRRFKAGIAGGSARAA, encoded by the coding sequence ATGCGAGCCGCCTTCTTCCACGACGAGCGCTTCACGCTCGACCCCGCCGGCACCTACTACAGCTCGGGAACGCTCCCGTACCGGAGCTTCCAGCGCTACCTGAAGCACTTCGACCGCGTGATCATGGTGGGCCGCCTGGGCGGCGCGCAGCAGTCCCCGATGTGCACCGTCGCGAGCGGCCCGGGCGTCGAGTTCGACTGCATCCCGGCCGGCGATCTGGCGCTCCCGAGCTTCCTGGCCGCGGTCCGCCGGCGCGCGCGCGAGGTGCTGGCGCGCGTGGACTGCGCGGTCATCCGCCTGCCCAGCCTGGTGGGGGTGCTCGCGGCCCGCGAGGCGTCGGTCGCCGGGGTCCCCTGGATGGCTGAGGTGGTGGGCGACGTCTTCGAGGCGCTCTGGAACCACGGCTCCTGGCGCGGCAAGGCCGCGGCCCTCCCGCTCTACGCCCTGAACCGGTACTACGTCGGCAGGGCCAGCTCCGCCATCTTCGTGTCCACCACCCTCCAGCGGCGCTATCCGCCCGGGGGCGCCTGGGTCGCCGCCTCCAACGTCCTCATCGAGGCGCCCCGCCCCGAGGTGCTCGCCCGGCGCCTCGCGCGGATCGCCTCGACCGCCCCGGCGGCGGCCAGGACCATCGGGCTGGTCGGCTCCTACGACGTCGCCTACAAGGGCCACGAGACCGCGCTGCGCGCCCTGGCGGGCCTGCGCCGCCGGGGCAAGGACGTCCTGCTCCGCTGCATCGGGGTGGGCGACCCGTCGCGCTGGCTGCGCCGGGCGGCGGAGCTGGGCGTCGCGGCGCACGTCGAGCTGGGCAACGCCCGCCCCCACGGCGAGCCGGTGCTCCGGTGGATGGACGAGCTCGACGCCCTGGTGGTCCCGAGCCTGACGGAGGGGCTGCCCCGGTGCCTCGTCGAGGGCATGAGCCGCGCGCTCCCGGCCGTGGGATCGCTGACCGGCGGGATCCCGGAGCTGCTCGAGCGCCCCGCGCTCCACCGGCCCGGCGACGCCGCCGGGATGGCGCGGCGCCTCGAGGCTTTGCTCTGGAGCCCGGCCACGCTCGAGGCGCAGGCGCGCCGCAACTGGACCCTCGCCGGTGACTACGCCGCCGAGGTGCTCGAGGCGCGCCGCGACGGGCTCATCCGGCGCTTCAAGGCGGGGATCGCCGGGGGATCGGCCCGCGCCGCCTGA
- a CDS encoding discoidin domain-containing protein has translation MALLIASALVFQFGCGGSESSSDTVANDEGPGPFATEQYALTSNGGIVSVTASSSQSGYPASAAIDANFATRWSAVGAGQWIAADLGAVQSVQGLQVAWYRGNSRQYAFSIGVSADGASYTQVFSGTSSGTSLQFEQYAFPATSARYVQLTVNGNSQNKFAAVTELAVTLTPGSTPAPLPVSVAVTPQTASLVEGATVQLSASVGGTTNTAVSWSVQEGAAGGTVSSTGLYTAPGVAGTFHVVATSAADGTKTSASTVTVTAPVVVTTNPTPTPTPTPTPTPTPTPTPTPTPTPVVGIAVNPATASVTTGGSAQFTASVTGTTNTSVIWTVQEGAAGGAVSSTGLYTAPSAAGTYHVVAKSQADSTKSSAATVTVSAPVAATGPQFYVSTAGNDANAGTLSAPWRTIQKAMSSASAGSTVNIRGGTYNERLSVNVSGTSGNYVTFQPYGFSVPAGGCGGFTGVACGGEQVVIDLSYLGTVTDGVPYLAVPSRSYVRIQGLTFQNYQVLGGMQRGVNISGSSSYVEFKYNKVLKIQNNGAWDGSNALLDFWVTAPANNVLIYGNEFGSIVSNYGETMSVTGSAVTIEKNWLHDTDAIGIDLGQNSSSNVVRSNLLEWISKKHDGTYWYGNASNSIYVTGGNTATIERNTIRNSGWAISVVSEPGYPGSHDVVIRNNVASQDVNGIMLGNWYSSTDGSTVYNIKVLNNTIYGCGTGFAIRPYTSASVSWENNVLANNSTSYSNGLSWPVGTMNHNLYFGGGAGPDAVKITSDPQFTNAGAGDFSVSSTSPALKVGDATVWSAYPGALDFQGNARVVNGLVDLGAFEHP, from the coding sequence ATGGCACTGCTGATCGCATCCGCGCTGGTGTTCCAGTTTGGCTGTGGCGGGAGCGAGAGCAGCAGCGACACGGTCGCCAACGACGAGGGCCCCGGCCCCTTCGCGACCGAGCAGTACGCGCTCACGAGCAACGGCGGCATCGTCTCCGTGACCGCCAGCTCGTCCCAGAGCGGCTACCCGGCGTCGGCCGCCATCGACGCCAACTTCGCCACCCGCTGGTCCGCCGTCGGCGCCGGCCAGTGGATCGCCGCCGACCTGGGCGCCGTCCAGTCGGTGCAGGGGCTGCAGGTCGCCTGGTACCGCGGCAACAGCCGCCAGTACGCCTTCTCCATCGGCGTGAGCGCCGACGGCGCGAGCTACACGCAGGTGTTCAGCGGGACGTCCTCCGGGACGAGCCTCCAGTTCGAGCAGTACGCCTTCCCCGCGACGAGCGCCCGCTACGTGCAGCTCACGGTCAACGGCAACAGCCAGAACAAGTTCGCCGCGGTCACCGAGCTGGCCGTGACGCTCACCCCCGGGTCCACGCCGGCGCCGCTGCCGGTGTCCGTCGCGGTGACGCCGCAGACCGCGTCGCTCGTCGAGGGCGCGACGGTGCAGCTCTCCGCCTCCGTGGGCGGCACCACCAACACCGCCGTGAGCTGGAGCGTCCAGGAGGGCGCGGCCGGCGGCACGGTGAGCTCGACCGGCCTCTACACCGCTCCCGGCGTCGCGGGCACCTTCCACGTGGTCGCCACGAGCGCGGCGGACGGCACCAAGACCAGCGCCTCGACCGTCACCGTCACGGCGCCGGTGGTCGTGACCACGAACCCGACTCCGACTCCGACTCCGACTCCGACCCCGACCCCGACCCCGACCCCCACGCCCACGCCCACTCCGACCCCGGTCGTCGGCATCGCGGTGAACCCGGCCACCGCCAGCGTCACCACCGGCGGCTCGGCGCAGTTCACGGCGAGCGTGACCGGCACGACCAACACCTCCGTGATCTGGACCGTGCAGGAAGGCGCCGCCGGCGGCGCGGTGAGCTCGACCGGCCTCTACACCGCCCCCTCCGCGGCGGGCACCTACCACGTCGTGGCGAAGAGCCAGGCCGACTCGACCAAGAGCAGCGCCGCGACGGTCACGGTCAGCGCGCCCGTGGCCGCCACCGGTCCGCAGTTCTACGTCTCGACCGCCGGCAACGACGCCAACGCCGGCACCCTGTCGGCGCCCTGGCGGACCATCCAGAAGGCCATGAGCTCCGCCAGCGCCGGCTCCACCGTGAACATCCGCGGCGGCACGTACAACGAGCGGCTCTCGGTCAACGTCTCGGGCACGAGCGGCAACTACGTCACCTTCCAGCCCTACGGCTTCAGCGTCCCCGCCGGCGGCTGCGGCGGCTTCACCGGCGTCGCCTGCGGCGGTGAGCAGGTGGTGATCGACCTCTCGTACCTCGGCACCGTGACGGACGGCGTGCCGTACCTCGCCGTCCCGAGCCGCAGCTACGTCCGCATCCAGGGCCTCACGTTCCAGAACTACCAGGTGCTCGGCGGGATGCAGCGCGGCGTCAACATCTCCGGCTCGTCCAGCTACGTCGAGTTCAAGTACAACAAGGTGCTCAAGATCCAGAACAACGGCGCCTGGGACGGCTCCAACGCCCTGCTCGACTTCTGGGTCACCGCCCCGGCGAACAACGTCCTCATCTACGGGAACGAGTTCGGCTCCATCGTCTCGAACTACGGCGAGACGATGTCCGTGACCGGCAGCGCCGTGACCATCGAGAAGAACTGGCTGCACGACACCGACGCCATCGGCATCGACCTGGGCCAGAACTCCTCCAGCAACGTGGTCCGCAGCAACCTGCTGGAGTGGATCAGCAAGAAGCACGACGGCACGTACTGGTACGGGAACGCCTCCAACTCCATCTACGTGACGGGCGGCAACACCGCCACCATCGAGCGGAACACGATCCGGAACTCCGGCTGGGCGATCTCGGTGGTGAGCGAGCCCGGCTACCCCGGCTCGCACGACGTGGTCATCCGCAACAACGTCGCCAGCCAGGACGTGAACGGCATCATGCTCGGGAACTGGTACAGCAGCACCGACGGCTCGACCGTCTACAACATCAAGGTGCTCAACAACACCATCTACGGGTGCGGCACCGGCTTCGCCATCCGCCCGTACACGAGCGCCAGCGTCTCCTGGGAGAACAACGTCCTCGCGAACAACTCCACCTCGTACTCGAACGGCCTCTCCTGGCCGGTCGGGACCATGAACCACAACCTGTACTTCGGCGGCGGCGCCGGTCCGGACGCGGTGAAGATCACCTCCGACCCGCAGTTCACCAACGCCGGCGCGGGGGACTTCTCGGTCTCGAGCACCTCCCCCGCGCTCAAGGTCGGCGACGCGACCGTCTGGAGCGCCTACCCCGGGGCCCTCGACTTCCAGGGCAACGCGCGGGTGGTGAACGGGCTCGTGGACCTCGGCGCCTTCGAGCACCCGTAG
- a CDS encoding glycosyltransferase, with protein sequence MTIRVLHVVGQMNRGGVETWLMQVLRNADRGAVRMDFLVSARERGHYDAEIEALGSAVIRVASPHRPLRYARDFLSVLRRRGPYQVVDSHVHHFSGVTLALARLAGVPVRIAHSHSDTRELESGGGLARRAYLAAMERSIRRFATDGLAVSGAAACALFGPRWKDDGRFRVARCGLDFAPYREPAARAAVREELEIPPGALVIGHVGRFDVCKNQQLLIGTLAAVLRREPSAHLVLVGTGPLQARVEEEATRLAVRDRVRFAGLRPDVPRLLSAFDVFVLPSVREGLPLVGLEAQAAGLPIVISDRVTRELVVVPELFTWRSPQDPSDAWADAILGAVPGRIGAAALARLEESDFALSRTLPRLLQTYGVAR encoded by the coding sequence GTGACCATCCGCGTCCTGCACGTCGTCGGACAGATGAACCGCGGCGGCGTCGAGACCTGGTTGATGCAGGTGCTGCGGAACGCCGATCGGGGGGCGGTCCGCATGGACTTCCTGGTCAGCGCGCGCGAGCGGGGCCACTACGACGCCGAGATCGAGGCCCTCGGCTCGGCGGTGATCCGCGTCGCCTCTCCCCACCGGCCGCTCCGGTACGCCCGCGACTTCCTCTCCGTCCTGCGTCGGAGGGGACCGTACCAGGTCGTGGACAGCCACGTTCACCACTTCAGCGGCGTGACGCTGGCGCTGGCCCGCCTCGCGGGGGTCCCGGTCCGGATCGCCCACAGCCACTCGGACACGCGGGAGCTCGAGTCGGGGGGCGGGCTGGCGCGCCGGGCGTACCTGGCGGCGATGGAGCGGTCCATCCGGCGCTTCGCGACCGACGGCCTCGCCGTGAGCGGGGCGGCGGCCTGCGCGCTGTTCGGTCCCCGGTGGAAGGACGACGGCCGCTTCCGGGTGGCGCGGTGCGGCCTCGACTTCGCGCCCTACCGCGAGCCGGCCGCGCGGGCGGCGGTGCGCGAGGAGCTGGAGATCCCCCCCGGCGCGCTGGTGATCGGGCATGTCGGCCGCTTCGACGTCTGCAAGAACCAGCAGCTCCTCATCGGGACCCTGGCCGCGGTGCTCCGCCGGGAGCCGTCGGCCCACCTCGTCCTGGTCGGCACCGGCCCGCTGCAGGCGCGGGTGGAGGAGGAGGCGACCCGGCTCGCGGTGCGCGACCGGGTCCGCTTCGCCGGCCTCCGGCCGGACGTGCCGCGGCTGCTGAGCGCGTTCGACGTGTTCGTCCTGCCCTCGGTGCGGGAGGGGCTGCCGCTGGTCGGGCTGGAGGCGCAGGCGGCCGGGCTCCCGATCGTGATCTCCGACCGGGTGACGCGCGAGCTGGTGGTGGTCCCGGAGCTCTTCACCTGGCGATCCCCGCAGGACCCTTCGGACGCGTGGGCGGACGCCATCCTGGGCGCGGTCCCCGGGCGGATCGGGGCGGCAGCGCTGGCGCGGCTGGAGGAGAGCGACTTCGCGCTCTCGCGGACCCTGCCCCGGCTGCTCCAGACGTACGGGGTCGCCCGGTGA